The following are from one region of the Fibrobacter succinogenes genome:
- a CDS encoding chloride channel protein, producing the protein MNFSDFSKASQQFNQFSPEMKEQMMKMAKARIKEKLLKWLATPTFVVIGITLGAVIGALTACFGDISDRLSAIRDANPLYFIPALALGGAAIAFAYKKWGRWTERGMDQVFAVGLNKETDFPLVAIPMAAVSTWITQLFGGSAGREGAAMQIGSALSYNISKKLPFENAAHIMLVTGMAAGFAGIFQAPMAATAFALEVLLVGHLELSALFPAAAAAFTACKVSSKLGFHKFSVDLSSLLDASGFSANIFTNEGALDGKFLVKLALMGVLFGIVGGGFAKLLGLSQNFFAKKFPNNIKRIAIMGVGISALLLVFFQGRYAGLGTNLLDMCFGITGNADLIGDAANVVGTADAVGTAAGNATGSAAGTADLIGNVTGYDWVIKFALTILTLSAGFVGGVVTPLFAIGATFGVFVAGMFGMPVALAAALGLAAVFASASNTLWAPILIAGEIFGFDCLPAFFIVCTVAYICNGGQSIYKQKKIRIKI; encoded by the coding sequence ATGAATTTCAGCGATTTTAGTAAGGCGAGTCAACAGTTCAATCAGTTCAGCCCCGAAATGAAAGAGCAAATGATGAAAATGGCAAAAGCTCGCATTAAAGAAAAGTTACTCAAGTGGCTCGCCACGCCGACATTCGTCGTGATTGGAATCACACTCGGAGCCGTCATCGGTGCACTCACAGCATGCTTCGGCGACATCAGCGACAGACTCTCTGCAATTCGTGACGCAAACCCGTTATACTTTATCCCGGCACTCGCGCTTGGCGGAGCTGCAATCGCATTCGCGTACAAGAAATGGGGACGCTGGACGGAACGCGGCATGGACCAAGTCTTTGCCGTCGGCCTCAACAAAGAAACGGACTTTCCGCTGGTCGCCATCCCCATGGCAGCCGTGAGCACTTGGATTACGCAACTCTTTGGCGGAAGCGCAGGCCGCGAAGGCGCCGCCATGCAAATCGGCTCTGCACTTTCGTACAACATAAGTAAAAAGTTACCATTCGAAAACGCAGCGCACATCATGCTCGTCACAGGCATGGCCGCTGGCTTCGCCGGAATTTTCCAAGCCCCCATGGCTGCGACCGCATTCGCATTAGAAGTTCTGTTAGTTGGACATTTGGAACTTTCCGCATTGTTCCCCGCTGCAGCCGCAGCATTTACCGCCTGCAAAGTTTCGAGCAAGCTCGGATTCCACAAGTTCAGCGTTGACTTGAGTTCGCTTCTTGATGCGAGCGGATTTTCAGCAAACATTTTCACGAACGAAGGTGCGCTCGACGGCAAGTTCCTCGTGAAGCTCGCGCTGATGGGCGTGCTCTTCGGAATTGTCGGTGGCGGTTTTGCAAAGCTCCTCGGACTCTCGCAAAACTTTTTCGCAAAGAAGTTTCCGAACAACATAAAAAGAATCGCAATTATGGGCGTTGGGATAAGCGCTTTGCTGCTCGTATTTTTCCAGGGACGTTACGCCGGACTTGGAACAAACTTGTTGGACATGTGTTTTGGAATCACCGGAAATGCAGACTTGATTGGGGATGCCGCGAATGTTGTAGGAACAGCCGATGCTGTTGGAACTGCCGCCGGGAATGCTACGGGGAGTGCCGCCGGAACCGCCGACTTAATTGGGAACGTCACCGGGTATGATTGGGTTATAAAATTCGCGCTCACGATACTCACACTCTCCGCCGGATTCGTAGGCGGTGTCGTGACCCCGCTTTTCGCCATCGGCGCTACGTTTGGCGTATTCGTTGCGGGAATGTTCGGAATGCCCGTTGCACTCGCCGCAGCACTCGGCCTTGCCGCCGTTTTCGCGAGCGCAAGCAACACGCTTTGGGCGCCCATCCTCATCGCAGGCGAAATCTTCGGATTCGATTGCCTCCCCGCATTTTTCATCGTCTGCACGGTCGCCTACATCTGCAATGGCGGACAATCGATTTATAAGCAGAAGAAGATTAGGATAAAGATTTAA
- a CDS encoding ORF6N domain-containing protein, whose protein sequence is MLKSRIYTIRGLKVMLDADLAEIYGYSTKAFNRQVKNNIEKFDEDFRFQLSNSEIEELSRSKNLILEPQNSLKLANFEPKDNLRSKKLTSSDGSKFELQDILRCKNCTSSWGGVRYAPYAFTEQGIYMLMTVLKGERATAQSKALIRLFKQMKDYIVAENQSLLGSDGIAQIASHTVQNAKDIAEIRDGLAETREDVSVMKSDLQKVMENFIDPSTFKHFLILNGRKLEADVAYMQIYGLAKKSITIVDDYIGVKTLDLLREIAKGVAVTIYSDECGFETLTDRMQKDFLKVRPDISLNVYETNGKFHDRYIFLDYGLKSEKLFHCGASSKDAGNKITTIMQIEYTEAYHNIIAMLKETAKNTKTSSLDKRTLIGENANFNASTQKSSQKST, encoded by the coding sequence ATGCTCAAGTCTCGAATCTATACGATTCGTGGGCTCAAGGTAATGCTTGATGCCGATTTGGCTGAGATTTACGGGTATAGCACTAAAGCATTCAATCGACAGGTCAAGAATAATATTGAAAAATTTGACGAGGATTTTCGCTTTCAGTTATCAAACAGCGAAATTGAAGAACTTTCAAGGTCAAAAAATTTGATTTTAGAACCTCAAAATTCTTTGAAATTAGCCAATTTTGAGCCAAAAGACAACTTGAGGTCAAAAAAATTGACCTCAAGTGACGGGAGTAAATTTGAGTTGCAAGATATCTTGAGGTGCAAAAATTGCACCTCAAGTTGGGGCGGTGTTAGGTATGCACCTTATGCATTTACCGAGCAGGGCATTTATATGCTCATGACGGTTCTCAAGGGCGAGCGTGCTACGGCTCAAAGCAAGGCTCTTATCCGCCTTTTTAAGCAGATGAAGGACTACATTGTTGCTGAAAATCAAAGTTTGCTGGGGTCTGATGGTATAGCTCAAATTGCTTCCCATACGGTTCAGAATGCGAAGGATATTGCCGAGATTCGTGACGGTCTTGCCGAGACGCGTGAAGATGTTTCAGTGATGAAGTCGGACCTTCAAAAAGTTATGGAAAATTTCATTGATCCAAGCACTTTCAAACATTTCTTGATTTTGAACGGGCGTAAGCTGGAAGCGGATGTCGCCTATATGCAGATTTATGGCTTGGCAAAAAAGTCAATTACGATTGTCGATGATTACATTGGCGTGAAGACTCTGGACTTGTTGCGTGAAATTGCCAAGGGAGTAGCTGTAACGATTTATAGTGATGAATGTGGCTTTGAAACGTTAACGGATCGGATGCAGAAGGATTTCTTAAAGGTACGCCCCGACATCTCGTTAAATGTGTATGAAACGAACGGAAAATTTCACGACCGCTATATTTTCTTGGATTATGGATTAAAAAGCGAGAAATTATTTCACTGCGGGGCATCGAGTAAAGATGCTGGCAATAAAATCACTACGATTATGCAAATTGAATACACGGAAGCGTATCACAACATCATTGCTATGCTAAAGGAAACTGCCAAAAACACGAAAACTTCTTCGCTCGATAAAAGAACTTTAATTGGTGAAAATGCCAATTTTAATGCTAGTACACAGAAAAGTTCACAGAAAAGTACATAG
- a CDS encoding UvrD-helicase domain-containing protein, with protein MVVLEQECCDLIQKIKTCQNGMDAIFSNSDEYISDEKIDLWKKQNQAFVNLLKKRSPKIFEKISFYSSYKESWEQFFLLLKSLFQRQKSHNDNVVAIRIADAKKVIGNINGFCLDDQQLQCVVSDARNQLVIAGAGTGKTTTIVGKVKYLLKKGMYKPNEILVLSFTNRTVEDMRKQLDANIGVPIDVCTFHSLGYDKVLAKYEGKRAVYDGKNLYRFISGQLQKVMGSIDYLSLLCDFLLYDKEKSKSIDCFKNLEEYDQYIKDNPPKTIDGISVKSYGEMDIANFLWQNQIAYEYEKPYKFSTATENYRQYQPDFYLPQYNIYIEYLGINRQKRVADFFTGKNGKNACQTYLDGIAWKRKIHREYNTKFVECFAFEKFEGNLLDSLKQKLVNQGVVFKPRSAKEIWEILKSVYESNMMLERISLLFRSMLNKAKTNGLSIEKLYEKNRLYRNRLERIYNNDLLHLFEPIYRAYVDMLLTTNQIDFSDMINGAINYIKNGKYNNPYKMVIVDEYQDMSKSRYNLLKVLRDSSDFRLFCVGDDWQSIYRFDGSDVNYILEFEKYWGPTEKKKIETTYRFPKRLIEVSSRFIMKNPAQINKLLRTPLKDDGYVLGEELWKWRLLELPRDSKVFFLGRYKDDEKIMKKLLKDFVVKNNDGVYKILAREDLSISFLTIHASKGLQADYVFILNTKNGRYGFPSKIEDAPIMKLFAENSERYPFAEERRLFYVAMTRAKKKVIFVTPTKNENASCFFKEIKDDYGMDLNTEIWTCPRCGGRLKKQNGPFIGCVKCEFKRNVD; from the coding sequence ATGGTTGTGTTAGAACAAGAATGTTGTGATTTGATTCAAAAAATAAAGACCTGCCAAAATGGTATGGATGCAATTTTTTCGAATTCTGATGAATATATTTCAGATGAAAAAATTGATTTGTGGAAAAAGCAAAATCAAGCTTTTGTTAATTTGCTGAAAAAAAGATCCCCAAAAATATTTGAAAAAATATCATTTTATTCGTCTTACAAGGAATCTTGGGAACAGTTCTTTTTGTTGCTAAAATCGTTGTTTCAACGGCAGAAATCTCATAACGATAATGTCGTTGCTATTCGTATAGCTGATGCTAAAAAAGTAATTGGCAACATCAATGGATTCTGTTTAGATGACCAACAATTGCAGTGCGTTGTTTCTGATGCTCGTAATCAACTAGTCATTGCTGGTGCAGGGACGGGAAAAACAACAACTATTGTGGGAAAAGTTAAGTATTTGCTCAAGAAAGGAATGTATAAGCCTAACGAAATATTGGTATTGTCTTTTACAAATAGAACAGTTGAGGATATGAGAAAACAGCTTGATGCTAATATTGGTGTTCCGATAGATGTTTGTACTTTTCATTCTTTGGGTTATGATAAGGTTCTTGCTAAATATGAAGGCAAACGAGCTGTATATGATGGCAAAAATCTTTATAGGTTTATTAGTGGACAACTTCAAAAGGTAATGGGGAGTATAGACTATTTAAGTCTATTATGTGATTTTTTGCTATATGATAAAGAAAAATCAAAAAGTATAGATTGTTTTAAAAACCTTGAGGAATACGATCAATACATAAAAGATAATCCGCCGAAAACGATTGATGGAATTTCTGTTAAGAGCTATGGCGAAATGGATATTGCTAATTTTCTATGGCAAAATCAAATTGCATATGAATATGAAAAGCCTTATAAATTTTCAACTGCTACCGAAAATTATCGACAATATCAACCTGATTTCTATTTACCACAATACAATATTTACATTGAATATTTGGGAATCAATCGGCAAAAACGAGTGGCGGATTTTTTTACTGGAAAGAATGGGAAAAATGCATGTCAAACATATTTGGATGGGATTGCATGGAAGAGAAAAATTCATAGAGAATATAATACCAAATTTGTAGAATGCTTTGCTTTCGAAAAGTTTGAAGGAAATCTTCTTGATAGTTTGAAACAAAAGCTTGTTAATCAAGGGGTTGTGTTTAAGCCGCGCTCTGCAAAAGAAATATGGGAAATCTTAAAAAGTGTATATGAAAGTAATATGATGCTCGAAAGGATTTCTTTGCTTTTTAGATCAATGCTGAATAAGGCTAAAACAAATGGATTGTCAATTGAAAAACTTTATGAAAAAAACAGGCTTTATCGCAATAGATTAGAGCGTATCTATAATAACGATTTATTGCATCTGTTTGAACCGATTTATAGAGCGTATGTTGATATGCTCTTGACGACGAATCAAATAGATTTTAGCGATATGATTAACGGAGCTATAAATTATATTAAAAATGGAAAATATAATAATCCGTACAAAATGGTGATTGTTGATGAATATCAGGATATGTCGAAGTCAAGATATAACTTATTAAAAGTACTTCGTGATTCTTCTGATTTTAGATTGTTTTGTGTTGGTGATGATTGGCAGAGCATTTATCGATTTGATGGTAGTGATGTTAATTACATTCTAGAATTTGAAAAGTATTGGGGACCGACGGAAAAGAAAAAAATAGAAACTACTTATAGATTTCCAAAACGCCTCATTGAAGTTAGTAGTCGCTTTATAATGAAAAATCCTGCTCAGATTAATAAACTATTGAGAACGCCATTAAAAGATGATGGTTATGTATTGGGTGAAGAATTGTGGAAATGGAGATTGCTAGAACTGCCTCGTGATAGTAAAGTGTTCTTTCTAGGTCGTTATAAAGATGATGAAAAAATTATGAAAAAACTTTTGAAAGATTTTGTAGTGAAAAATAATGATGGAGTTTATAAAATTCTTGCTCGTGAGGATTTGTCTATTAGTTTTTTAACGATTCATGCATCAAAGGGGTTGCAGGCCGATTATGTTTTCATTTTGAATACTAAGAACGGCAGGTATGGTTTTCCGAGTAAAATTGAAGATGCTCCTATAATGAAGTTGTTTGCAGAAAATTCTGAGAGGTATCCATTTGCGGAAGAACGACGTCTTTTTTATGTGGCAATGACTCGTGCAAAGAAAAAAGTGATTTTTGTTACTCCAACAAAAAATGAAAATGCGTCTTGTTTCTTCAAAGAAATTAAAGATGATTACGGCATGGATCTAAATACTGAAATATGGACATGTCCTAGATGTGGTGGTCGTTTAAAAAAACAGAATGGTCCTTTTATAGGTTGTGTAAAATGCGAATTTAAAAGAAATGTGGACTAA